Below is a genomic region from Mesorhizobium sp..
TGGGTCCGTCCACGGCGAGAAGCTTCTGCGAATGCTGCCGAGCGATTTCATAGTCCGTCCCGGTCCCCACTTCCGGACGCGAAAAGCCCCGGCGTTGCCGGGGCTTTCCTGTTCACTGACCTGAGACGATCTTGGTCCAGCTTCTGGTGATGAGGCGCTGCGTCTTCGGATCGTAGGGCAGCGTGATGAACAGCTTCTTCATCGTCGCCTCGTCCGGATAGATCGCCGGGTCCTCGAGCACCTCCTTGTCGAGGAGCGCCTGTGAAGCCTTGTTGCCGTTGGCGTAGAAGACGTAGTTCGACGCCTTCGCCGCGACTTCCGGCTTCATGATGTAATTGATGAAGGCATGCGCCTCGTCGACGTGCTTGGCGTCGGCCGGGATCGCCAGCTGGTCGAACCACATTTCCGCACCCTCGACCGGGATGACATAGCTGATCTCGACGCCCTGGTCCGCCTCGGCCGCGCGGTCGCGCGCCTGGAACACGTCGCCCGACCAGCCGACGGCCAGGCAGATGTCGCCGTTGGCCAGCGCGTTGATGTATTCGGACGAATGGAACTTGCGCACATAGGGCCGGATCGAGAGCAGCAGCTCCTCGGCCTTGGCGAGTTCGGCCGGGTCGCGGCTGTCGGGGTTGAGGCCCAGATAGGCGAGCGCCGTCGGAATGATCTCCTGCGGGGCGTCGAGCATGTAGACGCCGCATTCGTTGAGCTTTTTCATCGATTCCGGATCGAAGACGGTCTTCCACGAGTCGATCTTGTCGATGCCGAGCGCGTCCTGGATCTTCTTGACGTTGTAGCCGATGCCGGTCGTGCCCCACATGTAATTGACCGAATAGGCGTTCTCGGGATCGTATTTCGCCGTCTGCGTCGCCACCACGTCCCACATGTTCGAGATGTTGGGCAGCTTCGCCTTGTCCAGCTTCTGGAAGACGCCCGCCTGGATCTGGCGGGCGAGGAATGCGCCGGTGGGAACCACCACGTCGTAGCCGGTTCCGCCCGCGAGCAGCTTCGTCTCGAGAATCTCGTTGGAATCGAACACGTCGTAGACGACCTTGATGCCGGTTTCCTTGGTGAAATCCTCAAGGATGGAATCGTCGATATAGTCCGACCAGTTGTAGACGTTGACGACCTTGTCCTGAGCGAAGGCCGAAAATGCGAGGATGCTTGCCAAGGTCGTCGCAGTCGCGAGCCCGATAGCGTTGCGCATCGAGTATTCTCCTCTGTTTACCCCAATCCCGGCTCGCACAGCGGTCCTTCACGGCCGGGTTCGAACACAGCCTATTGGCGTTTTCGCAGTGCGGCAAGCCTCCAAATCCGAGACCAGGCAAGTGCCCGCCGCCGTCGATCAGCGCGGTGCCGGAACGCCGGTGACGCCCGGTCGTTGCGGGCGGGCCTGGCGGCGGAATTCGAGGGCGATGTGGACGAGGAGTGCTGCGAAGATGACCGTGCCGCCGATGACGGTGCGCGCCGAAGGCGTCTCCGCGTGGATCAGCCAGACCCAGACGGGGCCGAGGACGGTCTCCAGC
It encodes:
- a CDS encoding polyamine ABC transporter substrate-binding protein, producing MRNAIGLATATTLASILAFSAFAQDKVVNVYNWSDYIDDSILEDFTKETGIKVVYDVFDSNEILETKLLAGGTGYDVVVPTGAFLARQIQAGVFQKLDKAKLPNISNMWDVVATQTAKYDPENAYSVNYMWGTTGIGYNVKKIQDALGIDKIDSWKTVFDPESMKKLNECGVYMLDAPQEIIPTALAYLGLNPDSRDPAELAKAEELLLSIRPYVRKFHSSEYINALANGDICLAVGWSGDVFQARDRAAEADQGVEISYVIPVEGAEMWFDQLAIPADAKHVDEAHAFINYIMKPEVAAKASNYVFYANGNKASQALLDKEVLEDPAIYPDEATMKKLFITLPYDPKTQRLITRSWTKIVSGQ